The DNA region GCCCAGCGGTACCGGGTGCCACGCCCCAACCCCCAACGGGTGGTGATCGTGATCACGATCACCCGACGGCTCGGCAACGTCTGAGGTCCCGGCGGGCCGCCAGCATCGGCTGGTCCCGCCCGGCACCGTCGGAGCCGGCAGCGGCCCGACGACCGTGACCGGCGACAGGGCGACTATCCCGGCAGCCGGGGCACCGGTTACGGTCGCAGCCATGCCACCCGCCGTCACGCCCGCCAGGATCACCGTCGTCGGCATCGGCGCCGACGGATGGGACGGGCTCTGCGGGGCCGGCCGGGCGGCGCTGCGCCGGGCCGACGTCCTCATGGGCAGCCGACGGCAGATCGACGCGGTGCCGCCACCGCACCGGCCGGCGACGACCGTCACCTGGCCCACCCCGCTGCTGACCCACCTGCCCCGGTTGCTCGACGAGCATCAGGGGCGCCGGCTCGTCGTGCTGGCCAGTGGCGACCCCATGCACTTCGGCATCGGCGCCACGCTGGTGCGACTCGTCGGTGCCGACCGGGTCCACGCGGTGCCGCACCCGTCGGCGGCCTCGCTGGCCTGCGCCCGTCTCGGCTGGCCGGTCGAGGAGACCGACGTGGTCAGCACCGTCGGACGCCCGGTACAGCTGCTGCACCCACGGGTGCAGCCCGACCGGCGGCTGCTGGTGCTCAGCGCCGGCCCGCACACCCCCGGCGAGGTGGCCGCGCTGCTCACCGCCCGCGGCTACGGCCCGAGCACCCTGACCCTGCTCGAACAGCTCGGCGGCCCCAGCGAACGGATCCGGGTCGGCACCGCAGCGGACTGGGCCGGCCCACAGGCCGATCCACTCAACGTGGTCGCCGTGCACTGCCGGGCCGCACCGGACGCGGCGACCCTGCCGACCGTGCCGGGACTGCCCGACGACGCCTACCAGCACGACGGTCAGCTGACCAAGCGGGAGGTCCGGGCGATCACCCTGGCCCGGCTGGCCCCGTCACCGGGACAGCTGCTCTGGGACATCGGTGCCGGCTCGGGCAGCATCGCCATCGAATGGGCCCGGGTGCACCCGCAATGCCGCGCGATCGCCGTCGAACGGCACCCTCGGCGCGCCGAGCGGATCACCAGCAACGCTGCCGCGCTCGGCGTACCAGGGGTGCGGGTCCTCGTCGCCGACGCCCCGGCCGCGCTGGCCGGACTACCGCCACCGGACGCGGTCTTCGTCGGCGGCGGGGTGACCGCCACCGGGCTGCTCGAATCCGCCTGGGCGGCGCTGCGGCCGGGTGGGCGGCTGGTCGCCAACGCGGTCACCATGGAGTCCGAGGTGCTCCTCGCCGACTGGTACGCCCGCCACGGCGGGGACCTCACCCGGATCGCGATCAGTCGGGCCGCGCCGGTCGGCGGCTTCACCGGTTGGCGCCCGGCGATGCCGGTCACCCAGTGGGTGGTGCACCGCCGATGACCGTCCACTTCGTCGGGGCCGGCCCCGGTGCCGCCGATCTGATCACCGTCCGTGGCCGCGAGGTCATCGCGACCAGCCCGGTCTGTCTGTACGCCGGCAGCCTCGTACCGACCGCACTGCTCGCCCACTGCCCAGCCGACGTCCGGCTGGTCGACACGGCCCGCCTGACCCTCGACGAGATCGTCACCGAGATGGTCGACGCGCACGCGGCCGGGCACGACGTGGCCCGGCTGCACTCCGGTGACCCGTCGGTGTTCAGCGCCGTCGCCGAGCAGATCCGCCGGTTGGCGGCGGCCGGGGTGCCGTACCGCATCGTGCCGGGGGTGCCGGCGTTCGCCGCCGCGGCCGCCGCGCTCGGCCGGGAGTTGACCGTTCCCGAGGTCGGGCAGACGGTGATCCTGACCCGCGTGTCGGCCAGGTCGACCCCGATGCCCCCCGGTGAGGAGCTGGCCGTCCTCGGCGCCAGCCGGGCGACCCTGGTGCTGCACCTGGCGGTGCAGCGGATCGACGCGGTCGTCGCCGACCTGGTGCCGCACTACGGCGCGGACTGTCCGGTGGCGGTGGTGGCGCGGGCCAGCCGGCCCGACGAGGTGGTGTTGCGCGGCACCCTGGCCGACATCGCCGCCGCCGTGCACGCCGCCGGCATCGTCCGTACCGCCGTGATCGTCGTCGGCGCGGTACTCACCGCCGCCGGTTTCCCCGACAGCCACCTGTACAGCGCCGACCGGTGCCGGCGGTGACCGGTCACCGGCCCGGCCCGGCCGGTGGTCCCCGGGTGCTCATTCTCGGCGGCACCACCCAGGCCCGTCAGCTCGCCGCCGCGTTGGCGGCCGACCCGGCGGCGCGGGTGGTGACCTCGCTGGCCGGTCGGGTCGCCCGGCCCCGGCTGCCGCACGGCGAGACCCGCGTCGGTGGCTTCGGCGGACCGGACGGGCTGGCCCGCTGGCTGCGGGTCGAACGCATTGGCGCGGTGGTGGACGCCACCCACCCGTTCGCCACCCGGATCTCCGCCTCGGCCGTGCGGGCCTGCGCGCGGACCCGCACGCCGCTGCTGGTGCTGCGCCGCCCCGGCTGGGTCGCCGGTGCGGGCGACGTCTGGCACCGGGTGCCGGACCTGGGCGCGGCCGCCGCCACCCTGCCCCGGCTGGGCACCCGGGCGATGCTCACCACCGGACGGCAGAGCCTGGCCGCCTTCGCCCCGCTGGCCGGGATCTTCTTCCTGATCCGTACGGTGGACCCGCCGCAGCCGCCGCTGCCGGCCGACCGGGTGCTGCTACTCGACCGTGGTCCGTACACGGTGGATGGTGAGCGGGCGCTGATGCGTACGCACGCCATCGACGTCCTGGTGACCAAGGACAGTGGCGGCGACGAGACGTACGCCAAACTGGTCGCCGCCCGCGAACTCGGACTGCCGGTGCTGATGGTCGACCGGGCCGCCGCGCCACCCGCGCCGACGGTCGCCGACGTCGAATCCGCCCTGACCTGGCTGGCCGACCTTCCCGCGGCGACCGGTGCTCAGCCCGGGTAGTGCCGTGGGGTGAACACCACCGGCGTCGCGGCTGTGCCATGGCTGACCTGGGTCGCCGACGAACCGACGATCAGCAGGGTCCGCATGTCGACCGTGGCCGGATCCAGATCGGCCAACGCCACCACGTCGACGCGTTCGCCCGGGCCGCCGACGTCGCGGCCCAGCACCACCGGGGTGTGCGCCGACCGGTGCTCCAGCAGCAGATCCCGGGCCCTGGCCAGCTGCCAGGTCCGGCTGCGCGACGCCGGGTTGTAGATCGCGATCACCAGATCGGCGCGGGCGGCGGCGAGCAGCCGCCGCTCGATCACCGGCCAGGGCTTGAGCCGGTCCGACAACGACAGCACGCAGTAGTCGTGCCCGAGTGGTGCCCCGACCCGGCTGGCCACCGCCTGGGCGGCGGTCACGCCGGGCAGCACCCGGACCGGTACGTCCTTCCAGCGGGGCTCGGCGGCGACCTCCAGCACCGCCGTGGCCATCGCGAACACCCCGGGATCGCCGGAGGAGACCACCGCGACCCGGGCGCCGTCGGCCGCCAACTGCAGCGCGTGCGCGGCCCGCTTGGCCTCGACCTGGTTGTCCGACGGATGCCGGCGTTGCCGGGGGTTGGCCGGCACCCGGTCCAGATACGGTCCGTAGCCGACCAGGTCGTCGGCGGCCGCGAGGGCGGCCTGGGCCTGCGGGGTGATCCAGTCCCGGCCGGCCGGTCCGAGGCCGACCACCACCACCTCGCCCCGGGCCGGCCGCTCCGGCTCGGCGGGGCTCGACGGGACGGTGCCGCCGCGTCGGCTGGCCAGCAGCGCGAGAGAGAAGTACGGCACCGTCGCCGGGTCGACGTCGGCCAGCGGCGCGACGCGTTGCCCACCGGTGCTGGCCCGCTCGACGTACCAGGCGTCGTCGAGGCGGCCGGCGGCGGTCAACGCGTCGCGGACCGCCGGGAAGGTCCGACCCAGCTTGAGTACGGCGGCCGCGTCGGTGTCGGCCAGCCGTCGGGTCAGTTCCCCGCCGTCGAGGGTGCCCGGCAGGACGGTCAGCACCTCGTCGGCCTCGACCAGCGGCCGGCCGAGCGCGGCGGCCGCCCCGCTCATCGAGGTGACCCCGGGCACCACCTCGGTCGGGTACCGGTCGGCCAGCCGCTTGTGCAGGTGCATGTAGGAGCCGTAGAACAGCGGGTCGCCCTCGGCGAGCACGACCACGGTCCGACCGGCGTCGAGGTGGGCGGCGAGCCGCCGGGCGCAGTCGGCGTAGAACTCGTCCAGCGCCGCCC from Solwaraspora sp. WMMD791 includes:
- the cbiE gene encoding precorrin-6y C5,15-methyltransferase (decarboxylating) subunit CbiE, with the protein product MPPAVTPARITVVGIGADGWDGLCGAGRAALRRADVLMGSRRQIDAVPPPHRPATTVTWPTPLLTHLPRLLDEHQGRRLVVLASGDPMHFGIGATLVRLVGADRVHAVPHPSAASLACARLGWPVEETDVVSTVGRPVQLLHPRVQPDRRLLVLSAGPHTPGEVAALLTARGYGPSTLTLLEQLGGPSERIRVGTAADWAGPQADPLNVVAVHCRAAPDAATLPTVPGLPDDAYQHDGQLTKREVRAITLARLAPSPGQLLWDIGAGSGSIAIEWARVHPQCRAIAVERHPRRAERITSNAAALGVPGVRVLVADAPAALAGLPPPDAVFVGGGVTATGLLESAWAALRPGGRLVANAVTMESEVLLADWYARHGGDLTRIAISRAAPVGGFTGWRPAMPVTQWVVHRR
- the cobM gene encoding precorrin-4 C(11)-methyltransferase codes for the protein MTVHFVGAGPGAADLITVRGREVIATSPVCLYAGSLVPTALLAHCPADVRLVDTARLTLDEIVTEMVDAHAAGHDVARLHSGDPSVFSAVAEQIRRLAAAGVPYRIVPGVPAFAAAAAALGRELTVPEVGQTVILTRVSARSTPMPPGEELAVLGASRATLVLHLAVQRIDAVVADLVPHYGADCPVAVVARASRPDEVVLRGTLADIAAAVHAAGIVRTAVIVVGAVLTAAGFPDSHLYSADRCRR
- a CDS encoding cobalt-precorrin-6A reductase; this translates as MTGHRPGPAGGPRVLILGGTTQARQLAAALAADPAARVVTSLAGRVARPRLPHGETRVGGFGGPDGLARWLRVERIGAVVDATHPFATRISASAVRACARTRTPLLVLRRPGWVAGAGDVWHRVPDLGAAAATLPRLGTRAMLTTGRQSLAAFAPLAGIFFLIRTVDPPQPPLPADRVLLLDRGPYTVDGERALMRTHAIDVLVTKDSGGDETYAKLVAARELGLPVLMVDRAAAPPAPTVADVESALTWLADLPAATGAQPG
- a CDS encoding precorrin-2 C(20)-methyltransferase, with amino-acid sequence MSTRRDGPGRLYGVGVGPGDPELVTVKAARLITAADVIVHHSARHGRSVARSIAEPYLRAGQIEEALVYPVTTERSTHPGGYRAALDEFYADCARRLAAHLDAGRTVVVLAEGDPLFYGSYMHLHKRLADRYPTEVVPGVTSMSGAAAALGRPLVEADEVLTVLPGTLDGGELTRRLADTDAAAVLKLGRTFPAVRDALTAAGRLDDAWYVERASTGGQRVAPLADVDPATVPYFSLALLASRRGGTVPSSPAEPERPARGEVVVVGLGPAGRDWITPQAQAALAAADDLVGYGPYLDRVPANPRQRRHPSDNQVEAKRAAHALQLAADGARVAVVSSGDPGVFAMATAVLEVAAEPRWKDVPVRVLPGVTAAQAVASRVGAPLGHDYCVLSLSDRLKPWPVIERRLLAAARADLVIAIYNPASRSRTWQLARARDLLLEHRSAHTPVVLGRDVGGPGERVDVVALADLDPATVDMRTLLIVGSSATQVSHGTAATPVVFTPRHYPG